TTTCTAACTATTTAACGACAGAATCCTCACCTTGGTGGAATTATATAATAGTTTTGCCAGGAATCATTAATAGTCAGTTGAAATCTTGGTTTTCTCATGAAGAAATATCCTCTAAAGAGAAAGTTCAAGGCAGATTAATAATCTTAACAAAGGAGGAAAATGCTCAAATTAGTGCATTGAAGAAAAAGATTACAGCTATAGTGAATAAGAAAACAGCAATTACTAGTGTAAATGTTACTTTACAAGATCCTAAAGTTGCTGCGATTGTTGCAGATTCCGTAGTTCATCGTTTGCAAGAGTATATTATTTCATACAGGACTTCAAAAGCAAAAGAAGATTGTGCCTATTTGGAAAAGTTATTTGAAGTACGAAAGCAAGAATATTATGTAGCTCAAAAAAAATATGCAGATTATGTGGATACACATGATAATTTAATTCTTCAAAGTGTACGTGCGGAACAGGAGCGATTACAAAATGATATGAACTTGTTTTATCAAGTTTATAGCCAAGTAGCTAATCAATTACAAGTAGCTAGAGCTAAAGTACAAGAGGAGAAGCCTGTTTTTGCAATAGTGGAACCGGCAGTAGTACCTATTGAATCTTCAAGTATGAGGCGGAGTATTTATATATTTCTATTTGTATTTCTATCTGTTTGCGGCACTATCGGTTGGTTATTGTTAGGTAAGGTATATATAATACAGCATAAATGATATCAGTCATATCCGAAAACAATAAGCGAATAGCTAAGAATACAGCCTTACTTTATATAAGAATGCTTTTGATTATGGCTGTAACTTTATATACTTCGCGTGTAGTGTTACAAGTTTTGGGTGTTGAAGACTTTGGTATTTATAATGTAGTGGGTGGAATAGTTGCTATATTTTCATTTCTTAATGCATCAATGAGTGGAGCTACAACACGTTTTTTGATGTATGATATGGGGGAGAATAATAAGGATAAATTAAGAATCACCTTTAACTCCGCATTATTAATTCATATAGCCATTGCGTTATTAATAATTCTGATAGCGGAAACTGTTGGGCTTTGGTTTCTGAAAACACAGCTTGTAATACCTGCTGACAGAATGAATGCAGCGGTATGGGTATATCAGTTTTCCATACTTTCCACAGTTGTGTCAGTCACACAAGTACCATATAATGCATGTATAATAGCCCATGAGAAGATGGATGTATATGCTTATGTAGAAATATTGAATGTCATACTTAAATTGCTGATTGTTTTTCTGTTGGTTGCAGGAGACTTTGATAAATTAATCTTTTACGCATTACTAATCTTTCTCGTTTCGACTATAATTGCATGTATTTATCGCTTATATTGTGTTCGTCACTTTGACGAAAGTAAGCTACTTTACCAATTGCATTTTGAAAACGTTAAGCCTATGCTTTCTTTTTCCGGTTGGGACTTATATGGTAATATGTCGACAGTAGCTCGTACACAAGGCATCAATATGTTGCTTAATATGTTTTTCGGACCACTATTGAATGCAGCAAGTGGTATAGCCGGTCAAGTGCAGGGAGCTGTAATGAGTTTTGCAGGAAATGTTGTTATAGCCGTTAAGCCTCAAATAATAAAAAGTTATGCTGCTGGAGAATATTCACGTATGGTTAGTTTGGTAATGAATGCTTCAAAATTGACATTTTTATTGTTATTATTGTTGTCGCTGCCATTAATTGTAGAAATGCATTTTGTTTTATCATTATGGTTAAAGACTGTGCCTGAATATACCGTGCAATTTTGCGTGTGTACGTTGTTATTCAATTTCTTTGCAACGATGTCTGTTGTAGTTGTAACAGCAGCCCATGCAACCGGAAAAATAAAGCGACCCAGTTTGATAAACGGCACATTATACTTATCAGTAATACCTGTTTCTTATGTAGCTTTTAAATTGGGATTATCTCCTGTGACATCCTATCTTTTTAATATAATAGCGGTTGTCATCGGTCTTTTATCTAATGTCTGGACAATACATAAATATATACCGGTATTTTCATATAAGAAATATATATATACTGTTTTTATACGCTGTATGGTCGTTTTTCTAACTTCATCGGGGCTGGTATGGTGGCTGAAAGGGCTTATTTATGAAGAAGGTTTTTTTCGTTTTATCATTGTATCCATTGCTTCAACGATATCTGTTACTTTGCTGGGTTTTTATGTCTCATTGAATAAATCAATGAGAATCATAATTGTTCAATACATTAAAAATAAAATATGCGAAAGGGTTTAGTCAGTATTATAACCCCATGTTACAATACTGGAGAGATTATTCATCGTTTGTTGGATTCTATACTCGAGCAAGATTACCCTTCAGTAGAAATGTTTGTAGTAGATGATGGTTCCACGGATAATTCGAGAAAAGTAATACTTTCTTATATCTCCACTTTTGAGAAACGGGGATATAGTCTCGAGTATTATTATCAAAGTAATCAAGGACAATCGGCAGCTATAAACAATGCTTTGAAATGGGTGAAAGGAGAATTTCTGACATGGCCTGATAGTGACGATTTTTATAATAAACCGGACGCCATTTCTTCTTTTGTCCGTAAATTTAGAGAATTGAGTAATGACTATGGTGTTGTAAGATGCTTTCCAACTTATGTACATGAAAAGAATATGAAAGGTTATGTTCAAACTAAGGGGCTTAATCTTGATTGTAACCAATTTTATAATTGCTTATATAGCACTGGCTTTATATGGCCTCCGGGAAATTATATGATAAAGTCATGTGCCTTAGACAAAGTAAATCCATCCCGTGAGATTTATGTAAGTAAGGATGCTGGTCAAAATTGGCAATTGTTCTTACCATTACTTTTCTCTTTCAAATGTTATACATTGTCAACTTCCTATTTCAGTGTTTTAGAGCGTTCTGAATCTCATTCACGCGGTCAATATAAAAGCTATAATCAGGAGATATCGAAAATTTCTTCTTATGAAAATACAATTCTATATACTTTAGATAGGATAAACGATTTGTGCGATTCTGAGAAAGGTAGACTAAGAGAAATTATACGCATTAAGTATCTACGAGAGAGATTGAATGTTAGCTTTAAATATTATAAAAAAAATGATATTGAACTTTTTAGTAAAAAACTATCTGTTTCTGATAGATTAACTTTTAAAGAACATTTATTGAAAGTTGTAGGCAAAATCCCTTGGTTGTATATGCTTTTAAGAACTACAGTCTTAAAAGTGAAAAGTGTGTTGGAATGATTGTTTTAGCTAAGGAAGAAGATTGTTGTGGATGTAATGCATGTGTTCAGGCGTGCCCTAGAAAATGTATTGATATGCATGAGGATCATGAAGGATTCTTCTATCCTCACATTGAACAACATATTTGTATAGATTGTGGATTGTGTGAAAAAGTATGTCCTGTCATTAATCAAGGGCAATCGAGACAGCCACTTGCAGTTTTTGCCGCAAAAAATCCCAATGAAAAAGTACGTTTATTAAGTTCTTCGGGAGGGATTTTTTCATTGCTTTCCGAATATGTTTTAGAAAAAAAAGGGGTTGTATTTGGTGCACGTTTTGATGATAAATGGCAGGTTGTGCATGATTATACAGAGATAAAAGAAGGATTGAGCGCTTTTCGTGGAAGTAAGTATGTTCAAAGTTATATAGGCAATAGCTATTGGCAAGTTAAACAATTCTTGGAGCAAGGGCGTTTGGTGCTATTTTCTGGAACTCCTTGCCAAGTGGTTGGACTAAAAAAATATTTATTTAAAGATTATAAGAATCTATTGGCGTTAGATTTTATTTGTCATGGTGTTCCGAGTCCCAAGGTTTGGCAAATTTATTTAGACGAGAAAGTTGCGAGTGAGAGTAAAAAGAAAACGTTATTCGCTAATCATTTGTGCGATAAGAAAAACATAAGTCACATTTTTTTTAGAGATAAATGCTCAGGCTGGAAAAAATTCAGTTTTGCCCTAACTCTAAATTTGGCTAATGCTTGTGAAATGAAAAAACAAATTCGACTTACAGATAATATCTCTGAAAATATTTATATGAAAGGTTTTCTTAATGACTTATATTTACGACCATCCTGCTATAATTGTCCTAGCAAGTGTGGAAAGAGTGGGAGTGATATCACATTAGGGGATTTTTGGGGGATACAAAAAATATTACCGTATTATGATGATGATAAGGGTGTCAGTGCAGTCTTGATTTATAATTCTGAGTTTTTGAAAATAGTACAAGAGATTATATTGGAAAATTCTCATAGGGTAACCTATCAGGAAGTGTTTGTCGGAAATTCACCTCTGGAAAAGTCTCCATATCTGCATCCTAATAGAGGTTATTTTTTTTCGTTATTAGAAGAATATGGTGTAAGCATATCTATAAATAAAGTATTGAGAAAAGGAAGGTGTAATAGATTGATACATCAAGTGATTAATAAAATGAAAAATCTGATATGGAAACAATTAAGAAAAAAATAGTTATATTGTTTTCTTGTTTAGCGTGGGGGGGTACATAATGAGAATATGTATATTGACCCAGCCTCTTCATACTAATTACGGTGGATTGCTTCAAGCTTATGCATTGCAAGTGGTATTGAAGCGGATGGGACATGAGGTATGGACAGAGGATAGAAAATGGAAGCGTCCTTTAATAGTTAAAGTGAAACAGCTGATTGCACGTATGATAAAATATAAAGGGCTTTATTATCCTACAGATAGGCAAGAGCAGAGCATTGCTCAGAAAACCATTCCATTTATTCGTAAATATATAACGACTACAGAACCTATTTTGTCAAATACAAAAAAAGAGTTTCATAAGTATCATTTTGATGCTTATATAGTAGGCAGTGATCAAGTTTGGCGTCCTATATATTCTTATTATTTGTCTAATTACTTTTTAGATTTTACAATTGGACAGCATGTGAAACGTATAGCTTATGCAGCCTCTTTTGGAACTTCGGATTGGGAGTTTACAGGAAAACAGACTAAGAAATGTGCTGCCTTAGCTAAGCAATTTGATGCAATTTCAGTCCGCGAAGATTGTGGAGTTTTTTTGTGTAAAAAGTATTTAGGTGTTAATGCTATCCATTTATTGGATCCAACAATGCTTTTGAATAAAGAAGATTATATTCGTCTGGTAGAACAAGAACGGACTCCAGCTTCTGGGAAGAAATTAATGACGTATGTGCTGGATCAGTCGGAAGAGAAGAAAGCAATTGTTCAGAAAGTTTCTCAAGCTTTAGGTATTTCTCCAAATGTCGTGATGCCTGCAATGAGTTTTAGCCAGGTAGGAAAAAAATATATTAATCAGTGTGTGTTTCCTCCTGTAACAGATTGGTTGCGTGGATTTATTGATGCAGAATATGTTATTACGGATTCCTTTCATGGCACCGTTTTTTCGATTCTTTTTAATAAACCTTTTGTCGTGATGGCGAATAACGCGCGCGGGATGGCCCGGCTTACTTCTCTGCTAAAGAAATTTGAATTGGAAGAACGTTTGGTATATTCGTTGGAAGATGTAACGGTTAAAATGTTGTATGTCCCGATGAATTTTGAGAAGGCGAATCAAGTTTTGGATATGGAGAGGGAGAAAGCGAAAAGCTTTTTAACAGAATCTTTGAATATATAGACTGAATTTTTATGGATTTACCGATAAGTGTCATTGTTCCTGTCTATAATGTTGCCCCTTTTTTAAGGAAGTGTATTGATTGTATAATAGTACAGTCTTTTAAGGATTTTGAGTTATTGTTGATTGATGATGGTAGCCATGACGAGAGTGTTAATATTTGTGACGAATATGCATTAAAGGATGGTCGTATTCACGTAGTTCACCAGATTAATGCAGGAGTCACTGCTGCGAGAAGAAAGGGAGTAGAAATGGCAAGGGGCAATTGGCTTTGCTTTGTAGACGGTGATGATATGTTGCCTAAAGATGCTTTATTGGATTTATATAATAATGGAGCGGAGGGTGTAGATATCGTTATAGGGAATCAAATTCATATGGTAGATGAACAGGGTAATAATGTTCGTAAAATCTGTACACAAAGTTCATCGGACGATTGGAGTAATATTGATTTCTTAAAAGCTCTGCTGGAAGGTAAAACTCCTCTGTCTGTATGTGGAAAACTTTATCGTAGGAATTTATTTGATTCTTTAGTATTCGACTTACCAAAGTCAATACCTTATGGTGAAGACTATATAATGAATGTCCGGTTGGCAGTCAAAGTACAAAAAGTAAGAGCTATTGATAGACATGTGTATAATTATGTGCAACATAAAAATAGTTGTATGCATACTTTTCAGAATACATGGGAATATGCCAAAAAAATGAATGATTTTCTATTACAACCAATAAAGGCACATGGCTTAGAAGAAGTATGCAAGAAAAGTATTTTTTATGCGCATATTCATATGTTATTGGAAGTTCTGATTGATAATGATCCCGGATTATTTAAGAAAGATTCTTTTTTCGTAGAGATAAAAGAGTATGCTAAAACAATAAAATTGAGTTTAAGAGAGTGGATGGTTTTGAAAATGGTTGCTTGTCCTTTCCGGTTGAGATGTTTTGTTATAGAGGTGGCGAGGAAGCTGAGCAGGTTATTCCGTAAGCTGTTTTGGTGGGTATGATTAATGTGTGTGTGGTGTATGATTGGTAATGTCATTCCATTTATATTA
This portion of the Bacteroides acidifaciens genome encodes:
- a CDS encoding chain-length determining protein produces the protein MPEQSLQKKPQELEIDIQDIIRKIIAIRKKLYKAVVVGLLIGVIVGTSIPKQYTVRVTLSPEMGGEKGNSGIVGVAASFLGGGTGIKSGTDALNASLSSDIVSSTPFLLELLNMEVVVNGGETKTLSNYLTTESSPWWNYIIVLPGIINSQLKSWFSHEEISSKEKVQGRLIILTKEENAQISALKKKITAIVNKKTAITSVNVTLQDPKVAAIVADSVVHRLQEYIISYRTSKAKEDCAYLEKLFEVRKQEYYVAQKKYADYVDTHDNLILQSVRAEQERLQNDMNLFYQVYSQVANQLQVARAKVQEEKPVFAIVEPAVVPIESSSMRRSIYIFLFVFLSVCGTIGWLLLGKVYIIQHK
- a CDS encoding polysaccharide biosynthesis protein, which produces MAVTLYTSRVVLQVLGVEDFGIYNVVGGIVAIFSFLNASMSGATTRFLMYDMGENNKDKLRITFNSALLIHIAIALLIILIAETVGLWFLKTQLVIPADRMNAAVWVYQFSILSTVVSVTQVPYNACIIAHEKMDVYAYVEILNVILKLLIVFLLVAGDFDKLIFYALLIFLVSTIIACIYRLYCVRHFDESKLLYQLHFENVKPMLSFSGWDLYGNMSTVARTQGINMLLNMFFGPLLNAASGIAGQVQGAVMSFAGNVVIAVKPQIIKSYAAGEYSRMVSLVMNASKLTFLLLLLLSLPLIVEMHFVLSLWLKTVPEYTVQFCVCTLLFNFFATMSVVVVTAAHATGKIKRPSLINGTLYLSVIPVSYVAFKLGLSPVTSYLFNIIAVVIGLLSNVWTIHKYIPVFSYKKYIYTVFIRCMVVFLTSSGLVWWLKGLIYEEGFFRFIIVSIASTISVTLLGFYVSLNKSMRIIIVQYIKNKICERV
- a CDS encoding glycosyltransferase family 2 protein produces the protein MRKGLVSIITPCYNTGEIIHRLLDSILEQDYPSVEMFVVDDGSTDNSRKVILSYISTFEKRGYSLEYYYQSNQGQSAAINNALKWVKGEFLTWPDSDDFYNKPDAISSFVRKFRELSNDYGVVRCFPTYVHEKNMKGYVQTKGLNLDCNQFYNCLYSTGFIWPPGNYMIKSCALDKVNPSREIYVSKDAGQNWQLFLPLLFSFKCYTLSTSYFSVLERSESHSRGQYKSYNQEISKISSYENTILYTLDRINDLCDSEKGRLREIIRIKYLRERLNVSFKYYKKNDIELFSKKLSVSDRLTFKEHLLKVVGKIPWLYMLLRTTVLKVKSVLE
- a CDS encoding Coenzyme F420 hydrogenase/dehydrogenase, beta subunit C-terminal domain; the encoded protein is MIVLAKEEDCCGCNACVQACPRKCIDMHEDHEGFFYPHIEQHICIDCGLCEKVCPVINQGQSRQPLAVFAAKNPNEKVRLLSSSGGIFSLLSEYVLEKKGVVFGARFDDKWQVVHDYTEIKEGLSAFRGSKYVQSYIGNSYWQVKQFLEQGRLVLFSGTPCQVVGLKKYLFKDYKNLLALDFICHGVPSPKVWQIYLDEKVASESKKKTLFANHLCDKKNISHIFFRDKCSGWKKFSFALTLNLANACEMKKQIRLTDNISENIYMKGFLNDLYLRPSCYNCPSKCGKSGSDITLGDFWGIQKILPYYDDDKGVSAVLIYNSEFLKIVQEIILENSHRVTYQEVFVGNSPLEKSPYLHPNRGYFFSLLEEYGVSISINKVLRKGRCNRLIHQVINKMKNLIWKQLRKK
- a CDS encoding polysaccharide pyruvyl transferase family protein yields the protein MRICILTQPLHTNYGGLLQAYALQVVLKRMGHEVWTEDRKWKRPLIVKVKQLIARMIKYKGLYYPTDRQEQSIAQKTIPFIRKYITTTEPILSNTKKEFHKYHFDAYIVGSDQVWRPIYSYYLSNYFLDFTIGQHVKRIAYAASFGTSDWEFTGKQTKKCAALAKQFDAISVREDCGVFLCKKYLGVNAIHLLDPTMLLNKEDYIRLVEQERTPASGKKLMTYVLDQSEEKKAIVQKVSQALGISPNVVMPAMSFSQVGKKYINQCVFPPVTDWLRGFIDAEYVITDSFHGTVFSILFNKPFVVMANNARGMARLTSLLKKFELEERLVYSLEDVTVKMLYVPMNFEKANQVLDMEREKAKSFLTESLNI
- a CDS encoding glycosyltransferase family 2 protein gives rise to the protein MDLPISVIVPVYNVAPFLRKCIDCIIVQSFKDFELLLIDDGSHDESVNICDEYALKDGRIHVVHQINAGVTAARRKGVEMARGNWLCFVDGDDMLPKDALLDLYNNGAEGVDIVIGNQIHMVDEQGNNVRKICTQSSSDDWSNIDFLKALLEGKTPLSVCGKLYRRNLFDSLVFDLPKSIPYGEDYIMNVRLAVKVQKVRAIDRHVYNYVQHKNSCMHTFQNTWEYAKKMNDFLLQPIKAHGLEEVCKKSIFYAHIHMLLEVLIDNDPGLFKKDSFFVEIKEYAKTIKLSLREWMVLKMVACPFRLRCFVIEVARKLSRLFRKLFWWV